The Vitis vinifera cultivar Pinot Noir 40024 chromosome 12, ASM3070453v1 genome has a segment encoding these proteins:
- the LOC100267138 gene encoding peroxisome biogenesis protein 22, giving the protein MAAESSKEELVRLIKKFGAYLTVKMSNLFSISLRNLDSRSVGALAGFAVAMIFTWRLLRSPSGPQRRQPKRQAPAPSSSGVSSQSTTTLAPSGVCSSSEDSRAQNVIDEFFQPVKPTLGQIVRQKLSEGRKVTCRLLGVILEESSPEELQAKQATVRSSVLEVLLEITKFCDLYLMERVLDDESERKVLLALEDAGVFTSGGLVKDKVLFCSTETGRSSFVRQLEPDWHIDTNPEVVSQLARFIKYQLHISPFRPERTASNVFTAPSLEQFFGCV; this is encoded by the exons atGGCAGCAGAGTCATCAAAAGAAGAGCTGGTTCGACTGATCAAGAAGTTCGGGGCTTATTTGACCGTCAAAATGTCTAATCTCTTCTCGATCTCTCTCCGAAACCTG GATTCACGATCTGTTGGGGCTCTGGCGGGGTTTGCTGTTGCAATGATTTTTACCTGGAGATTGTTGAGATCACCGAGTGGGCCTCAGAGAAGGCAACCCAAGCGGCAAGCTCCTGCACCTAGTAGTTCTGGTGTCAGTAGTCAGTCAACTACAACTTTGGCACCTTCGGGAGTGTGTTCATCTTCAGAGGACTCAAGAGCACAGAATGTTATCGATGAGTTCTTCCAGCCAGTAAAG ccAACTTTAGGGCAAATAGTTAGGCAGAAATTGAGTGAAGGAAGGAAG GTAACATGCCGGTTGCTTGGTGTAATCCTTGAGGAAAGCAGTCCAGAGGAGCTTCAGGCG AAACAAGCAACTGTGAGATCCTCTGTGCTGGAAGTGTTGTTGGAGATAACAAAGTTTTGTGATCTTTATCTCATGGAAAGAGTTCTGGATGATGAAAGTGAA AGAAAGGTGCTTCTGGCTTTAGAAGATGCTGGGGTTTTCACATCTGGTGGCTTGGTCAAAGACAAG GTTCTCTTTTGTAGCACAGAGACTGGGCGGTCATCCTTTGTTCGGCAACTTGAGCCAGATTGGCATATCGACACAAATCCTGAAGTTGTTTCTCAGTTGGCT AGATTCATCAAATATCAGCTTCACATTTCTCCATTCAGACCTGAACGAACTGCCTCTAATGTCTTCACCGCCCCATCATTGGAACAGTTCTTTGGATGCGTTTGA